From the genome of Candidatus Hydrogenedentota bacterium, one region includes:
- a CDS encoding sulfotransferase has translation MNPQMLFVIGAPRSGTTMLEHMLSAHSMIQGGPEPHLLTPLAHLGVWDKVDKAPYDHVLAAESQKLFVCQLPRGEADYWDACRAYCDILYGRYMEACGGGKPICLDKTPAYALILPFMQKVFPDAKYVVITRHPVAMFSSYANSFFDGDYLAAHAYNPVIKRYVPALAAFLRQDKTPFIHVRYEDLVRDPEVWFARICGHIGIPYERGAIEYGKKDAAPAPAGGLGDPIGVKQHTRPTTASVKKWAAELAHDPKKLDLMRRVLAELDPADLETIGYPLEKLWAPLEMVDGKVRPPKRPKLDRYRMQRKMIMVLRARAQKGGPFQRLLKRLRLACDVLLRE, from the coding sequence ACTCGATGATTCAGGGCGGGCCCGAGCCGCACCTCCTCACGCCCCTGGCCCATCTCGGGGTGTGGGACAAGGTGGACAAGGCGCCCTATGACCATGTGCTGGCGGCGGAGTCGCAAAAACTTTTCGTCTGCCAGCTTCCCCGGGGGGAGGCGGACTACTGGGACGCCTGCCGGGCCTACTGTGACATCCTCTATGGGCGTTACATGGAGGCCTGCGGCGGCGGGAAACCCATCTGCCTGGACAAAACCCCGGCCTACGCCCTTATCCTGCCCTTCATGCAGAAAGTCTTCCCCGACGCGAAGTATGTGGTCATCACCCGGCACCCCGTTGCCATGTTCTCCTCCTACGCCAACTCCTTCTTTGACGGCGACTATCTGGCGGCCCACGCCTACAACCCCGTCATAAAACGCTATGTCCCCGCGTTGGCCGCATTCCTGCGTCAGGACAAAACACCCTTCATCCATGTGCGCTACGAGGACCTGGTCCGGGACCCGGAGGTATGGTTTGCCCGCATTTGCGGCCACATCGGCATCCCCTACGAGCGCGGCGCCATCGAGTATGGAAAGAAAGATGCCGCCCCCGCGCCCGCCGGGGGGCTTGGCGATCCCATCGGCGTGAAACAGCACACGCGCCCCACCACGGCATCGGTGAAAAAATGGGCGGCGGAACTGGCGCATGACCCCAAAAAACTGGACCTCATGCGGCGGGTGCTGGCCGAACTCGACCCGGCCGACTTGGAAACCATCGGCTACCCCCTGGAAAAACTTTGGGCGCCCCTCGAAATGGTGGACGGAAAAGTTCGCCCGCCCAAACGGCCCAAACTGGACCGCTACCGCATGCAGCGGAAGATGATCATGGTCCTGCGCGCCCGCGCGCAAAAAGGCGGTCCCTTCCAGCGCCTGTTAAAAAGGCTCCGCCTCGCCTGCGACGTGCTCCTCCGCGAGTGA